The following coding sequences are from one Ctenopharyngodon idella isolate HZGC_01 chromosome 17, HZGC01, whole genome shotgun sequence window:
- the LOC127498714 gene encoding uncharacterized protein LOC127498714 — MVPGDTSNSATHAERRLLSTLNLHPNCYSNEDNQSVCSVPEIPTESHNLLSPNHEKFIYHKTVDNAVSVKPKNLTETKEWSPKEPKTEYDQLQDSDSVEASGTSSFLELKPLGRALYLSRLERCHEDSCCDSEDSVDQPEILTSCAFTDTMHDLLAHLQQADLLAEDREPYQACSLSALKCSIKDMDLSLIHLTQRSHQLQNPIDSHSNLACTPQLSLCQQSRHRSSSESRVSITEEAVCFRTTSDRVGHCKLGSWWKQALETRRGSTGLLPALAQVSPVTRASSTEKRASPDLRRPPPHGLGSFLDFPSNPRVEKREVKQAVKGELTGRRGSFRVTVNQMDHGSTSRQGRRGKTSKRIKQA, encoded by the exons ATGGTACCTGGAGACACCTCAAACTCAGCTACACATGCAGAGAGAAG GCTCTTGAGCACACTTAACCTCCACCCTAACTGCTACAGTAATGAGGACAATCAGTCAGTGTGCTCAGTTCCCGAGATCCCGACGGAGAGTCATAACCTTTTATCACCCAATCATG AGAAGTTCATTTACCATAAAACTGTGGATAATGCCGTTAGCGTCAAGCCCAAGAATCTGACTGAGACCAAAGAGTGGTCACCAAAAGAGCCAAAAACAGAGTATGATCAACTGCAGGATTCTGATAGTGTTGAGGCGTCAGGGACATCCAGCTTTCTGGAGCTGAAGCCGTTAGGG CGGGCTTTGTATCTCTCACGGTTGGAGAGATGCCATGAAGACTCCTGTTGTGACTCTGAGGATTCCGTAGACCAGCCAGAAATCCTCACTTCCTGTGCCTTCACGGATACCATGCACGACCTCCTGGCTCATCTCCAACAGGCTGACCTCTTAGCAGAAGATCGAGAACCCTACCAGGCCTGTTCCTTAAGTGCCCTTAAATGCTCCATCAAGGATATGGACCTCAGCCTCATTCATCTCACCCAACGATCCCATCAGCTCCAGAATCCTATTGACTCCCACTCCAACCTCGCCTGCACCCCACAGCTCAGTCTCTGTCAGCAGTCCAGACACAGGTCCTCCAGTGAGTCGAGGGTCTCCATCACAGAAGAAGCGGTGTGTTTCCGGACCACCTCAGACCGGGTGGGTCACTGTAAGCTGGGCAGCTGGTGGAAACAGGCGCTGGAAACTCGACGGGGTTCGACTGGGCTGCTTCCTGCCTTAGCGCAGGTTTCTCCTGTCACACGAG CCTCCTCTACAGAAAAGCGGGCATCTCCTGACCTGCGACGTCCCCCACCTCATGGGCTTGGAAGCTTCTTAGACTTTCCATCCAATCCACGAGTGGAAAAACGAGAGGTCAAACAG GCAGTGAAAGGTGAATTAACAGGTCGGAGGGGATCTTTTAGAGTGACCGTTAATCAGATGGATCACGGATCAACTTCACGCCAAGGCCGTCGAGGAAAAACAAGCAAACGAATCAAACAagcttaa
- the LOC127498401 gene encoding transmembrane protein 179, producing MPMDNFIFAQCILYFLAFVFGFIAIVPLSENTEDFRGKCLLFTRGMWQNENITVSKQRFIIEEWGPQSSCSFITAVGIASLILSAVQAWRLLLFICKGHDDSIFNAFLNLLISTFVVFAVFLSSTIVSVGFNLWCDAITEGGSMPSSCEDLQDTDLELGLDNSAFYDQFAIAQFGLWAAWLTWLGITVMAFLKVYHNYRQEDLVDSLIHEKEFLLGRSSRRCSDVVDEKSGMI from the exons ATGCCAATGGATAATTTCATATTTGCGCAATGCATCCTTTATTTTTTAGCCTTCGTCTTTGGCTTTATAGCGATAGTACCTCTGTCGGAAAACACGGAGGATTTTCGTGGGAAATGTCTGCTTTTTACGCGGGGTATGTGGCAGAACGAGAACATCACGGTGTCTAAGCAGCGCTTCATCATTGAGGAATGGGGACCACAGTCATCCTGCAGCTTCATCACCGCTGTCGGCATCGCGTCCCTCATCCTGTCCGCCGTACAAGCCTGGAGGCTGCTGCTCTTCATCTGCAAAGGCCACGATGA CTCAATCTTCAACGCCTTCCTAAACCTGCTCATCAGCACATTCGTAGTGTTTGCTGTATTCCTGTCCAGCACAATAGTAAGTGTGGGTTTCAACCTATGGTGTGATGCCATCACAGAAGGAGGCAGTATGCCCAGCAG CTGTGAGGATCTCCAGGACACCGATCTTGAACTAGGGTTGGACAACTCGGCTTTTTATGACCAGTTTGCCATAGCACAG TTTGGGTTGTGGGCGGCCTGGCTGACTTGGCTGGGTATCACAGTCATGGCCTTTCTGAAGGTCTACCATAACTACCGTCAAGAGGATCTGGTCGACAGCTTGATCCACGAGAAAGAGTTCCTACTCGGACGCTCGTCACGCCGCTGCTCTGATGTGGTAGATGAAAAAAGTGGCATGATATGA